A region from the Populus trichocarpa isolate Nisqually-1 chromosome 18, P.trichocarpa_v4.1, whole genome shotgun sequence genome encodes:
- the LOC7463734 gene encoding auxin-responsive protein IAA2 isoform X2: MEEYIQGFNMTSEKEEWHKSHKASEDKKLELRLGPPGEISLVYKTNPTTHGAKRVLEHTVGAKPSEGYWFTDTDEKQYKKFSGYEEGAEEVFSSPWLSNPLHSSTFHRETQKELLQPKPSFLQCSKVEELQCPDKMACSTSSSVPFPATTAGTNGCHKRAALAPVVGWPPIRSFRKNLAGSSTPKLVSESRNKPPKEGSSLKPDSFRNDLFVKINMEGVPIGRKINLNAYDSYEKLSVAIDELFRGLLAARRETADPRNDKKVKEANANAGSVSGSGEYTLVYEDNEGDRILVGDVPWHMFVSTAKRLRVLKSTEISTPQP, from the exons ATGGAGGAATATATTCAGGGCTTCAATATGACATCTGAGAAAGAAGAATGGCATAAAAGCCACAAAGCATCAGAGGACAAAAAGCTAGAGTTGAGGCTTGGTCCTCCAGGAGAAATATCCCTTGTTTACAAGACCAATCCCACCACTCATGGAGCCAAAAGAGTACTTGAACACACAGTTGGAGCAAAACCATCAGAGGGATACTGGTTTACAGATACAGATGAAAAGCAATACAAGAAGTTCTCAGGTTATGAGGAAGGAGCTGAGGAGGTATTCTCTTCTCCATGGTTAAGTAACCCCTTGCATTCTTCGACTTTTCACAGGGAGACCCAGAAGGAGTTACTGCAGCCTAAGCCTTCATTTCTCCAGTGCTCTAAAGTTGAAGAATTACAGTGCCCAGATAAGATGGCATGTTCTACCTCTTCTAGTGTCCCATTTCCTGCTACCACAGCTGGGACCAATGGCTGTCATAAAAG AGCTGCACTTGCACCAGTAGTCGGGTGGCCTCCAATCCGGTCGTTTAGGAAAAACCTTGCAGGTAGCAGTACTCCAAAGCTGGTATCTGAGTCACGAAATAAACCTCCAAAAGAAGGGAGTAGCTTAAAACCTGACAGTTTCAGAAATGACTTGTTTGTAAAGATCAATATGGAAGGAGTCCctattggaagaaaaataaacctCAATGCCTATGACAGTTACGAGAAACTCTCTGTTGCCATAGATGAACTCTTCAGAGGTCTTCTTGCAG ctCGAAGAGAAACTGCTGATCCTAGGAATGACAAAAAGGTGAAAGAAGCAAACGCAAATGCAGGTTCAGTTTCTGGAAGTGGGGAATATACTCTCGTTTATGAGGACAATGAAGGAGACAGGATTCTTGTTGGGGATGTTCCATGGCA TATGTTTGTATCTACAGCAAAGAGATTGCGCGTACTGAAGAGCACTGAGATTTCCACTCCACAAC CCTAG
- the LOC7463734 gene encoding auxin-responsive protein IAA2 isoform X1, with protein sequence MEEYIQGFNMTSEKEEWHKSHKASEDKKLELRLGPPGEISLVYKTNPTTHGAKRVLEHTVGAKPSEGYWFTDTDEKQYKKFSGYEEGAEEVFSSPWLSNPLHSSTFHRETQKELLQPKPSFLQCSKVEELQCPDKMACSTSSSVPFPATTAGTNGCHKRAALAPVVGWPPIRSFRKNLAGSSTPKLVSESRNKPPKEGSSLKPDSFRNDLFVKINMEGVPIGRKINLNAYDSYEKLSVAIDELFRGLLAARRETADPRNDKKVKEANANAGSVSGSGEYTLVYEDNEGDRILVGDVPWHMFVSTAKRLRVLKSTEISTPQLSVGNNKQEKTPLSPAVEIGR encoded by the exons ATGGAGGAATATATTCAGGGCTTCAATATGACATCTGAGAAAGAAGAATGGCATAAAAGCCACAAAGCATCAGAGGACAAAAAGCTAGAGTTGAGGCTTGGTCCTCCAGGAGAAATATCCCTTGTTTACAAGACCAATCCCACCACTCATGGAGCCAAAAGAGTACTTGAACACACAGTTGGAGCAAAACCATCAGAGGGATACTGGTTTACAGATACAGATGAAAAGCAATACAAGAAGTTCTCAGGTTATGAGGAAGGAGCTGAGGAGGTATTCTCTTCTCCATGGTTAAGTAACCCCTTGCATTCTTCGACTTTTCACAGGGAGACCCAGAAGGAGTTACTGCAGCCTAAGCCTTCATTTCTCCAGTGCTCTAAAGTTGAAGAATTACAGTGCCCAGATAAGATGGCATGTTCTACCTCTTCTAGTGTCCCATTTCCTGCTACCACAGCTGGGACCAATGGCTGTCATAAAAG AGCTGCACTTGCACCAGTAGTCGGGTGGCCTCCAATCCGGTCGTTTAGGAAAAACCTTGCAGGTAGCAGTACTCCAAAGCTGGTATCTGAGTCACGAAATAAACCTCCAAAAGAAGGGAGTAGCTTAAAACCTGACAGTTTCAGAAATGACTTGTTTGTAAAGATCAATATGGAAGGAGTCCctattggaagaaaaataaacctCAATGCCTATGACAGTTACGAGAAACTCTCTGTTGCCATAGATGAACTCTTCAGAGGTCTTCTTGCAG ctCGAAGAGAAACTGCTGATCCTAGGAATGACAAAAAGGTGAAAGAAGCAAACGCAAATGCAGGTTCAGTTTCTGGAAGTGGGGAATATACTCTCGTTTATGAGGACAATGAAGGAGACAGGATTCTTGTTGGGGATGTTCCATGGCA TATGTTTGTATCTACAGCAAAGAGATTGCGCGTACTGAAGAGCACTGAGATTTCCACTCCACAAC TTTCAGTTGGTAACAACAAGCAAGAAAAGACACCACTTAGTCCTGCAGTAGAAATCGGAAGATGA